The DNA segment CAGAAACGATGCTCCCAACACTTTCCCGGTGTTCATAGTTGATGAAACCTCGGCTATTAGCTTCTTCCCAGACAGGTAGGCGTGGGCATGAGGTCCGCCAGGCTTCCATCACCTCCGAATATGGGCGCGAATGTGAACCGATCCACTCTAGAAGATCAAGAATCAAGGATTCAACCGGATCGAGCATATTCATCATTATGTTCGTTAATTTAGAAATTCTTTTCAAGCACTGATAGTCATTATTTGCAAACCTGTGGATTCAAGCGGCCGAACGCCGGAGATAAGCGCGCCGCAGTGCGCCGAGCAAAGGCGGCCCGCTTTGCACTGCTTCCCCCAGCAAAACGATGATAGCCGGGCGGCTTTATATCAAGGAAATCTTCCAATACTTCTTGCAGCCGAGAATCCAAGAAAACGCGTGGCTATCGCTCGTGCAGTGCAGTCGCAAACCGAACGCCAAAGCCATCTGGATCTGCAATTGTGAAATCACGAAGACCGTAATACCGATTGGCAATTGGAACGATGACCTTCGCACCGATTTCCTTCGCCAGGTTCCAGTAGTGATCAACGTTAGGAACCATCACTCTTACGTTAGCGGCAGGAAACGTTGGAGGGAGCGGCAAACCTGAATGATCAATTTCGCCGAAGGCTGAGATCTCCGCGAGAAAGAGACGGTGATCTTCCCAAGTGAGCTCCACAAAGTCGCCCCCATCACGAAGAAGCTCAAACCCCAGCAGACGATAGAAATGCGTAGAACGCTTAATGTCTCTGACGACTATTTCTGTCACAAGTTGTTCTGTGGAATCGATGTGTCTGCTCATGGATGCTCTCTTTATGCCGAATGTATAAGTTTCTATCCGAAGTCCTGGAAGAGGACAGAGATAGATTATCAGAAGTTGGTTTGAGTAAGAACGTTTGACAATTCAGAACGATCGTTTATAATCAGCAAAGTCGACAGAACCAATGCCGCGGA comes from the bacterium genome and includes:
- a CDS encoding VOC family protein; amino-acid sequence: MSRHIDSTEQLVTEIVVRDIKRSTHFYRLLGFELLRDGGDFVELTWEDHRLFLAEISAFGEIDHSGLPLPPTFPAANVRVMVPNVDHYWNLAKEIGAKVIVPIANRYYGLRDFTIADPDGFGVRFATALHER